GGTCGCGACACGGAAAGAGCTGGCAAAGGTTATTTTGAAGACAGAAGGCCTGCTTCCAACATGGATCCATATGTTGTCACTTCCATGATTGCAGACACTACCATCCTGTTGGAATAATGCAGAGTTGCTTCTAATGGTGGAATGTTGGTCTTGCTCACTTTGTGTTTTTGCATGTGATGGTTGCTAAGTTACAGTTCTTGTCTTGAATAATAGAAATAAATGTACTTCCTGTGTGAGCTTATCTCATTTCAGCAGTAGTGTTAAATGTGAACAACAATATGATTGATTACTCACTTTAGTTGGATGAAATACTTTTAAAGTAATCAAGAAAAAATTATCAAAGAGATAACAAGACAGAAACATCATTAGCCTTCAACAAATTAAGTTCTTTTTGGATAAATATGATACTGCAATGGCAAGTAGCATGCCAGTTACTCCAAAACATACAAATTCCTCTTTGGCATCAAAGTAAGCCATAGAGTTAGGAGCAGACGAAACAATGATGGTGTGCTATGTGTTGATGGAGAACTTGTGTTGGCACTGCGGACACTCGTAAAAGACTGTCTGCCCTTCATCGGCTGAACGTAACTGCAAATTCAGATGACAATGTTTCAGGAGCATGAATGCAAACACATTTTAGCCACAAATTATCAAAGGTTTGGTGAGTAGAGAACAAGTTGAAGGATGATCATAAGAGACATCAAGAAATAGGATTCAAAATACCTGTTTGGTATAGTATTCAAGTTGTGGATGATGACACTGTGGACATTCTTCGTTAACCTGATACCAAAAGTGAACTATGAGTTAAGTTGGCAATTGATGAAGTAGCTAAATACTTTTCAGTAACAATGTCTGAGATACTTACAACTGCCCTTTTGACAGCTTCTGCATCAGCAGGTGCATTCTCAAGGACTACAAAAGGCTCAAGTTTCAGCTCCCTTCTCATGTCCTAAAGAAGTTCCCTTTCGTTTTAAAAAGAAGAGAGTTGTCTTCATAGAAAAACGCTGACTATATAAGCACTGCAACTTTTTTAGGAGAAGGCAAAATGCCTGCCCAGTGATATTCTATTAATGTATTCTACACATGTGCAATAATTATTATCAGTGTTAGTTTTAATTGTTTTGGGGTTAACTTATTAAGACCAATAGTTAAATTGATAAAGTAAATAGATTTGCCAACAATGTTTAGAGGCGTTGGTTGTGCAAAAAGGTTGTGTTAATCAACAATTGAAGACACCTAAAGGTCGTCTAGCACATTGGCCAAAATAATCTATTACTCTCCAAGAGACAACAAAAGCATTCAAATGGATGCCTCTGTAGATCTTATGGAGGAATTAGAGAATTGAATTGAACAATGATTGATCTAATCATCATTGAAGCATTGTGGAATGCAATTTTGGAAGGAAAATAGCTTCTTCCATCCAAACACAGTAAACTAGCCTTTAAAGACCAAATGGTAGAGGATTCTTTGTTCAAACAATAAAAGGTGTGGCATTGAACATAACATAAATCCTCTGTAGAAAGTTATCTGTGAAGTTTATCTTCCAAGTTCATTTCCTTTAGCTTGCTGActgtgaaaaaaaaagaagagtaaTGAGGCTTAGTTGAAGGAGTGACgggaaaaattgaaaaatcaagaGTAATGtggaaaaaaatattctaaaatttgtgGAATAGGTAGATGTTCAGTGATTGAATGATCTGTGTGAAAGTTGAACTGTATGAAATGAAAGGAAGCTCCATTAGAGCCTAGTGAGAGCAAGATCATTTAAACAAAGATGATCCCTGCAATCTCCAACTAGATTGTATCAAAAATTGAAGAGTGACCAACAAGCCCACAAACATGCGGTTTCCATCTTTCAGATTGATTTCACTTCTGTAAAAGTGGACTTGCAGTGGGAAGGTGGAGCTTAGCAAGCATAGGGTCTTATTGACTTAGAAAGACAAAGATATATGGTTGCAATGGTGTCAGTATGTCATATGTGGGTAACTCTCTTCAGTCTCATTGGCCTGATCAAGGCTGGAATTACTTGCCACAATTTTGACCTTTAATCTTAAGCCTAGTGATtaattcaagatagaaaaccatTTGCAATAGAACTAGAATTTTATGCAATGTCAACAAATGACTAAAACAAGGTTTTAGCATTTGGAATGTATTCAAGATGGCAGGGTTTATGGAGTTGTCTCAAAAGATTGGACAGATATTGGATATTGTTTCATGTTTGAGAGGATAACAAGTATGTTTTGGATTTAATGGCGCAAAACATCAAGTCCAGtaaacatgaaaataaaaataaaaagtaattgaATGATTGGTTATGGCAACTTTGTTCCACAACTCAACAAAAGCTCTAAAATTAAACAAACGCGTTAAAAGGACCAATAAGGAGATATCTGTAAAAATTCATTAATTTGTATTTCCATACTCTGCATGCTCTGTGTTCCTGCACTAACTGAAGTCTTAGGCTGCATCTTGTAAAACAGCTTTAATTGTTTTTGAGGTAAAGCTATGGTCTTCATATTCCCTTGAAATGCATATCAATTTTATTCAAATAATGTTCTCTTGGTAAAAGAAACGaacatcaccaccaccaccatcatCATAGTGTGTTTGTCCTAACTATTTGAGGTCGGATAGTAGAGTAAACAAGTATGCCACACTTGCATAAGAAAATTTCTATCCAATCATtatagtgaaaatagaagaattTCTAAATATCAGCGGAAACCAAGTAGAACAATTTATGACATGTCCTTTAAGTAGATGGATAAGATACAAAAGTACCCataatcacatatcataacaggacaaagaaaagaaagattaaCTGCATGCTTGCTAGCAAAATGAAGCTCCCTCAGTGATATAGAATTAAAGCTTATGAGAATTACCTCAGCTGTTATAGTGTATCTTGTTTCTTTCCCTTCAATCTCTGTAGAATAATCTTTCGATCAAGATACTTGGTTTAAAAATGCTAT
This region of Zingiber officinale cultivar Zhangliang chromosome 9A, Zo_v1.1, whole genome shotgun sequence genomic DNA includes:
- the LOC122020714 gene encoding DNA-directed RNA polymerase I subunit RPA12-like, translating into MSFCHARDFLFCGMCGTLLKFESLHFAQCPLCGFKRNVSEIEGKETRYTITAEDMRRELKLEPFVVLENAPADAEAVKRAVVNEECPQCHHPQLEYYTKQLRSADEGQTVFYECPQCQHKFSINT